The genome window tCTCTTCCCGTGGGTTCATTTGCGCGGCAGATATGgcgatttttctcatctcTGGATAAACACGtattatgttttttatttgtgctgaaatagatcaaaaatgagcccgaaaaaaccgaatttccgacgtttaaattttgaaaaatggcaaaatttccgtttttagACATGAAAATCGATCGGTTTGCGgggtttttttaatgaaaaaaaaaggaaaatttttgataaaatctggaattttgtgaatttttccccaaattgAATGAAATATATTTCCAGACAATCGGAGCCGCCGTCCGTCACATTGGTGTCGCCCATGTCATGAACATTCTCTCGCTGGAAGTGGATCCAGACGCAGCAATTCTCTCAACAGACTTCACACGTTCATGGCTTCTCCCTGTGCTCCGAGTCAACATCCACAATGCTCCGATCTCGCTCTTCATCTCACACTTCCTTCCGATCGCCATGAAGATCCATCGACGTCTTCCAACACTTCAGGCGCCGCAGGTTCAACGCCTGTACAGCACATTCCAGTTCCAGCTCTGGGAGTTGCTCCCCTCGTTCTGCGAATCTCCATCCGATCTTGAGACTGCGTTCCCCGACATTGCACCGATTCTCGGAGCCGCGTTGAACGAGCGGAAGGATCTTCGAATGACGGTGCTGAATGCGATTCGTCGGGCTCTTCGCTTCTGCCTGGAGCCTGATGCTCCTGCAGAGCGGGTGGAGGTTATGAGCCGATACGCGAAGAATTTCATGCCAATCTTCTTCAATATGTACACTGGATCAGTTGTGGATGGAGGATATGATGATAAGGGTGTCCGGCTTTCCGTTCTTGAAGCTATACGGCTTTACACAGAAGTTACTCCAGCCGATCTGGTCACCCGTTATGTCGATAGTGCGATCGCCAAGTCCAAGGATCATGACGAATCGGTAGCATCACAAAAGCAAGCCAGAGTCCTGGATATTCTGTGTGCGCTGGCTaaagttgctgaaaatgagaatgtCTCAAAGATTCTGGACACAATTATGCCTTGGTTCAACTCCAGCGATACCAATGGTGTACAGAAGAAGgcttttagaattttggagGAAGTTATTCAAAGAAGATCCCATCCAGAAATTGAGCATCTTCTCGATACTCGAAATGACTACGTCGAGAATGCGCTGTTCAAGCCGATTGAATCGATCAGTTTCCCGGCTAGAGCTTCTTATGTAAGCAGCTCAAAGCAAAATTATACAAAGTAGTGTGAAATTATCGAATCAGGGGTGGACCGTGAGCGGCAATTgcagttcggcaaatcggcaaatttgccggaattttccgattccggcaatttgccggaaattttgatttgtggcaaactgccgatttgccggaaaattttatttttggcaaactgccgatttgccggaaaatttgatttttggcaaactgccgatttgccggaatttttgatttttggcaaactgccggtttgccggaatttttttatttttggcaaatcgccgatttgccggaatttttgattttcagaaaactgccGGTTTAccagattgccggaaattttcaattccggcaatttgccgatttgccggaaattttgatttttggcaaactgccgatttgccggaaattttgatttttggcaaactgtcgatttgccggaaattttgatttttggcaaactgccgatttgccggaaattttgatttttggcaaactgccgatttgccggaaaatttgatttttggcaaactgacgatttgccggaaaatttgatttctggcaaatcgccgatttgcccaaaatttttattttcggaaaattgccggtttaccaaatttgccggaaattttgattgtcggaaaattgccggtttaccaaattgccggaaaattttgatttctggcaaatcgccgatttgcccaaaatttttattttcggaaaaattccggtttaccaatttgccggaaattttgattttcgaaaaattgccgatttgccggaagtttttatttttggaaaattgccggtttgccggaaattttgattttcggaaaattgccggtttaccaaattgccggaaattttgattcttggcaaatcgccgatttgccgaaaatttttattgttttgaaaattgccggtttgccggaaattttgattttcggaaaattgccggtttaccagtttcccggaaattttgattcttggcaaatcgccgatttgccggaaattttgattttcggcaaactaccgatttgccggaaacattgattttcggataactgccggaaatttttattttcgacaCATTGCCATTTTcccggaaatgttcattttccaacaatttgccaaatttttgccgttttttcggtaaatcgacaatttgccttaaaattgtcgaaaatttttttgcaatttaaaagttagaatttcgaaaaaacgggaaatttctaaacttttccAGTCATTCTGATcgaaaattctccaaaatttcagtgttcCTGCGTGCATATGCTCTACGACGGCTGCAATACGATGAAAGAAGTCACCGATCTCACCGAGAAGCTCATCCGTAACATCATACTGCTTCTCGACAAGGATAACAATGTGCACACCCGACAGAACTCGAGCAAGTGCATTCAATTCATTTGTAGTAAGATCTTGGATCTCGTCGACGATCCCACAATCGACACACCATCCGCTGCTCTGGAGCCGGTGCTTTCGAAGCTCTACGAGCTCACCACAATCTCTGCCGAGCAAAAAACCACTGGAGACATTCCGTTGCATGTTGCTCGGTCTTGCCTCGTCGCAGCGAATATTATCGCTCAGAAGCAGGTTAAAATCCTCAACACGATCGCCACGTCGAAGATGATCTCGTTCGCGTGCTCCTGGATCGGAGAAGGACGTGCCGCTGTTCGAATTCTCGCGATTCGTCTGATGCGTGTCCTGTGCCAGAAGATCCCTGAAGTGATGCTCCAACAATTCCGTGAGCAGATCCTGACTACAGTCTTCGAAGGGCAGCTCACCAGTGATCTGACGATCAAAGTTCGGAAAGCCAACCGGCTGCTTCTGGAAGTTCTCGTCGAGAAGTTCGGAGTTAATGTGCTCCAGAAGTACACGGAGAAGCCAGATTGGCTGAAGCAGATGAAGAATATCGAGAAGATCAGAAAGCGAAAGGTTCGGAAGGCTGGGGAGGCTGAGATGGAGCACGATGATGAGGATGGTGCAAGTGCGATCAGTGGATCGAATGTTTCTGGAAGAACTGCTGGAGCTGACACAATTCTCGAACTTTTGGAAGATTCGGATGCCGACAATGAGAGTGACTCTGAGGAGCAGCTGATGAAGAAGTCTCGAGTCGGAAGTGTCTGGTTGAAGAATGAATCCGATGGAGATGTCCCCATGGATCTTCTCGATTCTTCTAGAATGATGGATCAGATCACCACGATGAATCCGGCGATTCTTgagaagagaaagaagaaggcGTTGGAGAGACGGCAGAAGGTTGAAGCTGGATTCCAGTTCTCCAAGGATGGAAAGATGATTGTGCTTGGAGATGATGAGGAGGATGAGGAT of Caenorhabditis elegans chromosome II contains these proteins:
- the Y46E12BL.2 gene encoding Ribosomal RNA-processing protein 12-like conserved domain-containing protein (Confirmed by transcript evidence); this translates as MGGGNFRHRTSKKGAAKFNSGSACESNPTRSKHRAAANAARNASFGGAGMLAVEDRLMNTAAADDMLLSALPIHSMDIGSSSKSMVSEGGLSKLSGFTACTNPAFDSVNRVWKSGSSIQAEVVSVLAAIAEVIKERDGKESDVEYCAALMTALEGSSLGNPRRTAAIAYLLHLIVRKVPKEVLQAQFHRFVQILYTKLLENVDSTEGSALKNLISVLGIILRAQQASVWSSANTRNMLVSVAALAAHDKPWVRTMARRVIRAVLTDPVTATDNGLHPASGAVGQLILNHIESFLGRSSADNTNVVRFLCLLEGVMHKMPAVLFKKMAEAMLKCFAISDSMVKCSALQCLHRALQRQPCDSALPTETNALLLTALRQLGASVTDVTVTAYWMQALAEAHVCLTAKDSKKSVQQAFQTLPLFVKIFEAGNEQLAQVTYQSLTRVIENSIQDDAACGKFLLSQLHVAMTMKSASVWKFILRAQMKLYETCGEGLQGAELTKVMEDLARLRQSDDCFCKTELDFTIGAAVRHIGVAHVMNILSLEVDPDAAILSTDFTRSWLLPVLRVNIHNAPISLFISHFLPIAMKIHRRLPTLQAPQVQRLYSTFQFQLWELLPSFCESPSDLETAFPDIAPILGAALNERKDLRMTVLNAIRRALRFCLEPDAPAERVEVMSRYAKNFMPIFFNMYTGSVVDGGYDDKGVRLSVLEAIRLYTEVTPADLVTRYVDSAIAKSKDHDESVASQKQARVLDILCALAKVAENENVSKILDTIMPWFNSSDTNGVQKKAFRILEEVIQRRSHPEIEHLLDTRNDYVENALFKPIESISFPARASYCSCVHMLYDGCNTMKEVTDLTEKLIRNIILLLDKDNNVHTRQNSSKCIQFICSKILDLVDDPTIDTPSAALEPVLSKLYELTTISAEQKTTGDIPLHVARSCLVAANIIAQKQVKILNTIATSKMISFACSWIGEGRAAVRILAIRLMRVLCQKIPEVMLQQFREQILTTVFEGQLTSDLTIKVRKANRLLLEVLVEKFGVNVLQKYTEKPDWLKQMKNIEKIRKRKVRKAGEAEMEHDDEDGASAISGSNVSGRTAGADTILELLEDSDADNESDSEEQLMKKSRVGSVWLKNESDGDVPMDLLDSSRMMDQITTMNPAILEKRKKKALERRQKVEAGFQFSKDGKMIVLGDDEEDEDKKQIGKRKMRSGYDGLGDDDEDDEDGPTKGKKRVKENSDSEDEILSDDDDDDDEKDAKTFVSRAAPSYGGKGIYRDTSGKSQVGSSVGAKRQQKQKPNKPKQQQKSVQPYAYVPLRNKTAKQDVRQILKAKRKSGKGGGKKVTF